The following coding sequences lie in one Lolium perenne isolate Kyuss_39 chromosome 2, Kyuss_2.0, whole genome shotgun sequence genomic window:
- the LOC127334349 gene encoding uncharacterized protein has product MKSKASMFLKQMLSTIVAVVKAKSTAVRAKTSTLKTRLLVLGILRNKKLLVSAINHKIHAIMGHQEDAHGSTSAVQETEDGDGSKKAIVPYTAPSYVTERDVDDAQAEEEEEEESDDEYLTHSLFRGEDDDDDELVNAPGSVIDVVRDAKEKEGDGAEFRLEDEIDHVADVFIRRIHKQLKLQKLESFKRFCEMMERSA; this is encoded by the coding sequence ATGAAGAGCAAGGCGTCCATGTTCCTGAAGCAGATGCTGTCGACCATCGTGGCCGTGGTCAAGGCCAAGTCGACGGCGGTGCGCGCCAAGACGAGCACCCTCAAGACACGCCTCCTCGTCCTCGGCATCCTCCGCAACAAGAAGCTCCTCGTCAGCGCCATCAATCACAAGATCCACGCTATCATGGGCCACCAGGAGGACGCCCACGGCAGCACCAGCGCTGTCCAGGAAACAGAAGACGGCGACGGCAGCAAGAAGGCCATCGTGCCCTACACCGCGCCGAGCTACGTGACGGAGCGCGACGTCGACGACGCCCAggcggaagaagaggaggaggaggaaagcgACGACGAGTACCTGACGCACTCTCTGTTCCGcggggaagacgacgacgacgacgagctgGTGAACGCGCCCGGGTCGGTCATCGACGTGGTGCGCGACGCCAAGGAGAAGGAGGGCGATGGCGCCGAGTTTCGGCTGGAGGACGAGATCGACCACGTCGCCGACGTCTTCATCCGCCGGATCCACAAGCAGCTCAAGCTGCAGAAGCTCGAGTCCTTCAAGAGGTTTTGCGAGATGATGGAGAGGAGCGCCTGA